The DNA sequence CAGCGGGGCTTATCAGATTACAACCGATACGGGGATCACCCGTACGTACACGCATCTGGTGGTGGCTAACGGGCATCACTGGAACCCCCGGTACCCTGCCCCTGCTTTTCCGGGCGTATTTGCGGGCGAAACTCTACACTCCCATCACTATAAGCTCCCGGAGCAGATCAGGAACAAAAAGCTGCTCATTGTGGGCATTGGTAATTCGGCTGTTGATATTGCCTGTGAGGCCGCCCGCCAGTACGGGGATGTTGTCACCATTTCGACCCGCAGCGGAGCGTATATTATGCCCAACTGGTTGCTGAGTATGCCATTCGATTCGCTGGTTAATCCACTCATCAGCCGGCTGCCTTTGACCGTTCAGCGGGGGTTGCTGGGGCTCTCACTCTGGCTGGCCCGGGGGCGTCAGGAAGATTATGGCGTGCCAACGCCCAAGCGTCCGCTGCTGACCGAGCATCCAACCATTTCGCAGGATCTGTTATACCTGGCCGGGCGGGGTTTAATTAAATTTAAACCGAACATCAGTCGATTTGATGACCGGGATGTGATTTTTGACGATGGTACCCGCGATCGTTTCGATATGATTGTGTATGCAACAGGGTACAAGGTTTCTTTTCCTTTTTTCGACGACAATTTTTTCAATGTCGAGCAAACGAATGACCTGCAATTATACCAGCGGGTGGTGCATCCCGATTATCCCGGATTATATTTTTTGGGACTGATTCAGCCATTGGGCGCTATCATGCCACTGGCCGAAAAACAATCAATGTGGCTGGCAAAACTGATACGTGGCGAGTGCCATTTACCCGAAAAAACACAAATGATTCGATCAATTCAGGCTAGTGCCGCGCAAAATAATCGACGATATACGCCATCATTCCGGCACACGATGGAGGTTGATTTCTATCCTTATAGACAAAGTATTGAACGTGAAATGCGCAGGCGCTGAGTTGTAAAAAAAACGACCCGTTACTTACAATCGAAACATGCGTCTAACAGTCAATTAAATCCATGAACTTTTATCTTACAGACGGGCGTTTGACCGTAAACTGCCTTCCAGGCGAAAAAAGTGACATTGGTAAGTTAAAATAATAGCGATTTTGCTTAAACAAGGTCAACTTTTTGGCTGATCGTTAATACCTTACTAATTTAGTCGTTTTAAATGTATACCACCTTCAGAACCAATACTCACTAGCACACACAACTTTAATTTACCGTAACTATGATTTCGAAGAAAGCAAAATACGCCATCAAAGCCCTCAAGGTTTTGACTGAGGAATATGGAAAAGGCCCTGTGCTGATTTCTTATATTTCGGCTAAGGAAAATATTCCGAAGAAATTTCTGGAGGCCATTCTGCTGGAACTTCGTAATCACGGAATACTACAGAGCCAAAAAGGTAAGGGAGGTGGTTATCTGTTGCGCGTCGATCCGGGCCGCGTAAATTTAGCCCAGGTGCTACGCGTTATTGATGGCCCTATTGCACCAACTCCCTGTGTATCGTTTAATTTTTACGTCAAGTGTGACGATTGTAATGATGAGATTGCCTGCGCTCTGAAACCAATTATGGAGCGGGTACGGGATGCAAATCTTGGTGTGTATGAAAATACCACGCTGCTGGCGTTCCAGAACCCGTCGTCGCTCGAGACAAAAGAAATTGCCATCGGCTCGACCGTTTCTGAATTGATGGATTCGTCGGAGAACCGCATGACGGCGTAGGAGAAATTCAACTGGTTATAAAGTCGAAAAGTCATACGTGGCTGACGCGGGTTTTTAAGCTCCTGCGTCAGCCACGTATGACTTTTCGACTTTGTGATGTTCGACGCCTGAAAACTAGTCCTCGGGCTGGTGCTCTTTGCGCAGCAGGTCGTTAACGGTTTTAACGGGATTGAAAGTTATCAGTGGTACTTCAACAAAGATGGTGTTCCAGTCGGCCATAGCCCCGTTCCAGAGACCGGGTAATTCCTGGGCTTTCAGATCCTTACCATCCTTCGATTTGGCCGTGATGAAACCCGTCAGGGGATCGCGGAAATCGGGTAGGTTGTACTTGCGGCCGTGGTAGTCTTTAAGGCCGCACACCAAATCGACCGGGTTAAAATGCGTTGCTTCATCAAAAATGGCTTTCTGATCGGGATTCGTCAGATCGATCTGGGCCGACTCCACCACCTGCAGCGAAACTGAACCGTCCTGGTTCCTGGCCCAGAAAGGACCCCCACCCGGCTCACCAACGTTTTGTACCATACCACACGCCCGAACCGGCCGATTCAGCTTACGACGGTAATAATCCAGCTTCTCGGCTTTCGTTAAAGTGTCAAAGCCGTCCGGCGGCAGCGTGAACAGCGTACGGCGCAGCAGGTCGTCGGCTTCGGCCAGGTAGCCATCGCTCACCCCGGCGTCTCCATCCAGCAAGCCCTGCAGGCGCGCTATTTGCTGTTGCGCATCGAGCAACACAGCAGCCAGCACTTTCTTGTAGGTAACGGTCGTTTCCTTGATCGCATCCGGCACAACATTATCGATGTTCTTGATGAACACCAGGTCAGCGTCGATGTCGTTCAGGTTCTCGATCAGGGCTCCGTGGCCCGCGGGCCGGAACAGCAGCGTGCCGTCTCCATTGCGGAAGGGTTCATTCGCCATATCGACCGAAATCGTGTCGGTCGATTTTTTCTGTTCGGAAAACGTTACGTCGAACGTAACGCCGAGCCAGGCTTCGTAATCAGCTTTCTCGTGGTCGATCAGGGCTTCGAACCGGTCGCGGTGTTCGGGCGAGACGGTAAAGTGGATGCGTACGGTACCATCAGAATTGGCGTAGGCTGCTCCTTCCACCAGGTGTTCCTCAACGGGCGTACGGGGACCGTCCAGGTAACGGTGAAACTTCAGTAGGCCTTTTGGTAGACTGCCGTAATCAAGGCCTTCATCGGTGAGCAAAAAGCGCAGTACCGTAACCCGGTCATTGGCGGCTACGGCCTCATCGAGGTTCACCCCTTTGCTGTCCATGACCGCTTTGAGGTCGTCGTAGAACGCGAAATCCGCCATTCGGGCAAAAACTTCGTCAGTACTCTTGTCCGATTTTCCGTCGAGTGCGGCAAATAGTGATTTAAACATCCGGGTAGCGGCTCCGGATGCAGGTACAAACTTAACCAGGTCGCGTTCATGAGCTGCCGCATCGAACCTGTGGATGTAATTACTCAATTGATCGTCGGGAACCCGTACGATACCATCACCAATGGTAGCGGCTTTTATAACATTGAGGTAAGGAAATCCGTGGACGAAGTAATGCAACTGATGGTCGATCTGTTCGGGCGAAATGCCCTGCGCCAGAATCTGATCCTGATCCTTCTCGGAAAACTGCATGGTGAGAATGGGTATATAGCGTTAGGAATACGACCGGCAAATTGGGGATTTAGCCAACGCAACGCAAATGAAATTATCGTATGATTAACCGAAGACGACGGTCATGTTTACCGAACGTATTTCTGCTTACCTGGTTTAAGGAAGCTGAAAATCGGGCAACGACCGGGCGCAGCGGGTACTGAGCGGCCTAGGACTGATGGATCGTGAATTGATCGGCATCGAGGTGAGCCGGGAAATGGGCGCGAAATGTGCGCAGGTCTGTAAGGGACAAGGTCTGTTGATGCGTTACCTCCGTATCGGAGTGCCGGAACAACACATCGCCCTTAAAATCGATCAGGGCCGAGTCACCGGTGTAATTGTGCTGATTGCTGTCGTGTCCGAC is a window from the Spirosoma rigui genome containing:
- a CDS encoding flavin-containing monooxygenase, which translates into the protein MTSGAINDVCIIGAGSSGIAAAKTFHQAGISFDCFEKGSGVGGNWRYGNDNGMSSAYRSLHINTNRNVMAYSDYPMPAHYPMFPHHSQIIHYFDNYVDHFGFRDKIQFSTTVERVHRTDSGAYQITTDTGITRTYTHLVVANGHHWNPRYPAPAFPGVFAGETLHSHHYKLPEQIRNKKLLIVGIGNSAVDIACEAARQYGDVVTISTRSGAYIMPNWLLSMPFDSLVNPLISRLPLTVQRGLLGLSLWLARGRQEDYGVPTPKRPLLTEHPTISQDLLYLAGRGLIKFKPNISRFDDRDVIFDDGTRDRFDMIVYATGYKVSFPFFDDNFFNVEQTNDLQLYQRVVHPDYPGLYFLGLIQPLGAIMPLAEKQSMWLAKLIRGECHLPEKTQMIRSIQASAAQNNRRYTPSFRHTMEVDFYPYRQSIEREMRRR
- a CDS encoding RrF2 family transcriptional regulator; translated protein: MISKKAKYAIKALKVLTEEYGKGPVLISYISAKENIPKKFLEAILLELRNHGILQSQKGKGGGYLLRVDPGRVNLAQVLRVIDGPIAPTPCVSFNFYVKCDDCNDEIACALKPIMERVRDANLGVYENTTLLAFQNPSSLETKEIAIGSTVSELMDSSENRMTA
- a CDS encoding DUF4301 family protein, yielding MQFSEKDQDQILAQGISPEQIDHQLHYFVHGFPYLNVIKAATIGDGIVRVPDDQLSNYIHRFDAAAHERDLVKFVPASGAATRMFKSLFAALDGKSDKSTDEVFARMADFAFYDDLKAVMDSKGVNLDEAVAANDRVTVLRFLLTDEGLDYGSLPKGLLKFHRYLDGPRTPVEEHLVEGAAYANSDGTVRIHFTVSPEHRDRFEALIDHEKADYEAWLGVTFDVTFSEQKKSTDTISVDMANEPFRNGDGTLLFRPAGHGALIENLNDIDADLVFIKNIDNVVPDAIKETTVTYKKVLAAVLLDAQQQIARLQGLLDGDAGVSDGYLAEADDLLRRTLFTLPPDGFDTLTKAEKLDYYRRKLNRPVRACGMVQNVGEPGGGPFWARNQDGSVSLQVVESAQIDLTNPDQKAIFDEATHFNPVDLVCGLKDYHGRKYNLPDFRDPLTGFITAKSKDGKDLKAQELPGLWNGAMADWNTIFVEVPLITFNPVKTVNDLLRKEHQPED